One Streptomyces sp. 840.1 genomic window, ACAGACCCATGCCGATGCCCATGGCGAGCATCCCGGCCAGGATGGACGGGTAACCGCCGTCCACGGACACGAACACGGCCATCAGGACCAGGCCGAGCGTGGCCAGTGCGACGCCCACCGTCATGGTGGAGCGGGCGCCGATCCTGCCGCCCATCTTGGGCGCCAGGCCGGAGGCCATCATCATCATGACGGCCATCGGCATCATCGCCACGGTGGACAGCAGCCCGGACCAGCCCAGTACGGCCTGGAAGAACGGGAAGAGGACGACCGCGATACCGGCCTGGACACCGAAGACGACGAGCAGGGTGACGGAGCCGCCGGCCAGGCCGCGCTCACGGAAGAGGCGTACGTCAAGCAGCGCCGCGTCGCGGCGGCGCAGCTCCCAGGCTACGAAGGTGACGGCGGCGATGACACCGACGGCCAGGCTGATCAGAGTGACGGGGGAGGTCCAGCCGCGTTCCGGGCCCGTCTGCAGGACGAGGATGAGGCCGATCACGGCGATCGTGGAGACCAGTGCGCCGATGGTGTCGAAGGAATGGGGGGAGCGTTCGCGGGAGTTGGGCACTGATTTCAGTGTCATCACCAGCGCGATGACACTCAGGACCACGGGCAGTACGAACAGCCGGCGCCAGTCGGCGACGTCGACCAGCAGGGCGGAGAGGAACATGCCCAGAATGCCGCCGCCCCCGGCGACGCCGGTCCACACGCCGATCGCCTTGCCTCGTTCCTTCTCGGGGAAGGTGGACGTGATGACGGCCAGCGTGATCGGCATGATCATCGCGGCGCTGATGCCGGCGGCCACGCGAGCGCCGATCATCACCGCGGCCGACGGGGCCAGTCCCGCGACGACGCCGGCGGCACCGAAGATGATCAGCCCGGTGATCAGCATGGGCTTGCGGCCCAGACGGTCACCGATCGCGCCGAGCGGCAGCAGCAGGGCAGCCAGGGCGAGGGTGTAGATATTGATGATCCACAGAACAGTGCTCTGCGAGGCGCCCCATTCGACTGCCATGTGCGTCTGGGCGACATTCAGCCCGGACACCGAGGCGATGACAGCCATCAACGCGATGGAGACGGCGATGAGGATCGCGCGGAGCTGACGCGCATCCGGCGCGCCTGCGCCGTCCACTGGCACGTCCGATGCCTGGGGAGGCTGATTGGTGCTCATGGTTTCCTTCCGAAAAGGGCATGGGGAATCAGCGCCGGGACAGAGCCGGTCGCCAATCCGGTGAGACGGGAACTTGTTCAGCGCCCGGACCGCTGAATGCCGGGCGCGCGGATTTTCAGCAGCGGAGGCCGGGTGTCCAGCGGGTGGTCTTCTGTGCGGCGGCGAGCGCGGCATCGGTGTCCGCGGTGGCCGGCAGGGCGTTGTTGTGGGAGCCGGCCGCGCCGACCTGAGCGGTGAGGTCGGCGGCGTTGACTGCCACCCACACGCCGGGGATCTCGGTGGTGCCTGCCATGGCGGGGGTGAAGTGGCAGCCGATGTTGTCGGGCAGGTCCTCCAGCGGCAGCTTCAGACCCTCCAAGCCCTCGGTACGGGCTTCCAGTCGTGCGGCCGCAGCCAGAACCCGCCGCGCCACGAACGTGCCGCCGGACAGGCGGACGCCTGCGGGACAGCCCTTAGGTGCCGCGCGTGAAGTAGATGAGGTCATCCGTCAACTGGCGCAACAGCCAGGTGTGATGGACGGAGGCGGGGCCGGTGGTGAGGATGCCGATCGGCTCGTCGCCGACCTCCCAGCCGTGGCAGTACGGGCAGCGCACCACGCTGTGACCCCAGTGCTCGGCGAAGGCCGGTATCTCGGGCAGCACGTCGCGCAGGACCGTGGCTACCCGCTCGCGGCGAGCCGCCGGCGTACGGCCGTCGGCCAGGGTGAGGGCGAACCGCAGATCACCGTCCGCTGCGAGGGCGCCGGCTCGGGCCGTGGCCACGTCCCGAGGACGACTCGGCCGCCGTGCTCGCGAACCTGTCGGCGTCCGCACTCAAGGATGTCGGAGGGCACGGTGCCTTCCAGGACGATGTAGCCGTGCATGGCGGCGACGGGGGCGTTGCGCGGGGTGCCGCTGTCGATCACGACGACGGAGCGGCGCGAGCGGGCCGGCATCAGTGCGCCGTTCAACCCTGCGGCGCCGCCGCCGATCACCACCGCATCCACGGTCTCGGTGGGCAGTGCGTCGCTCTCGTAGTGGGAAGTCCGCGCAGACATGTCGCGCCCTTTCGTCGTACGTGGTCCCCCGTGCCAGACCATCTGAGTTCGACGTTAGGACCGCTTTGCATCAAGGGCATATCATTTTGCCTATGACGCAAGACGATGGACAGCTGGACAGCCTCGTACGCAAAAGGATCCGCGCGCTGCGCATCGCGCATGGCTGGTCACTGGAGGAGCTGGCCACCCGCGCCAACCTCAGCCAGTCCTCACTGAGCCGTATCGAGAACGGTCCCCGCCGCCTCGCGCTCGATCAGCTGGTCACCCTCGCCCGCGCGCTGGACACCACCCTGGACCAGCTCGTGGAGAACGCCGCCGACGACGTCGTCGTCAGCCCGACGATCGATGGCGCGCACGGTCTGATGCGCTGGCCCGTAAAGGGCGACCCCGGTATGAGCGTGATGCGTCAGCGGATGACCGACCCGCCGCCCGACAACCCGGCCCGCATGCGCGCCCACCCCGGCCGCGAATGGCTGGTGGTGCTGTCCGGTACCGCCATCCTCATGCTCGGCCACCGGCGCTTTCGCGTCGAGACCAACCAGGCCGCGGAGTTCCCCACGATGATGCCGCACGCCATCGGCGCCGAAGGCGGACCGTGCGAGATCATGGGCATCTTCGACCGCGATGCCCGCCGCGGCCATCAGAAGGATGCCGGTGCCGACGGCTCGGAAGCCGATTGCGGCGGCGCCCGCGGTCCCCGCGAGTAGGGGGCCGCGGTCGGCGGCAAGCATCTGAGCGGTGACGGTCTCGGTGCAGGACCGGCAGCCCGCTGACCACGGACGCGGGGCCGGAGGGAGTCCACGCCCAGGCAGTGCTGGGCCTACGGGTGCACCTGCTCCCAGCGAGCCGACTCGGCGCGAGCCACTTCGGCGTCGTAGTGACACGCGTCGAAATGGAACTCTGGTGGAGGGGAGTGGTCGCCGGTGTGGGCCGCCCTCGGAACCACCCAGTCCGACCACGTCACGATCCCCCCGAATCGCTGCACGGCCATGGACAGGAAGCCGCAGCAACCGCCGGTGCACTCCGGTTCTCCCAGCTCCAAGCGGCGAGCCTCGTCGGCCGCCCGCAAAGGGCTGGGCCGCCCCGCAGGGAGCAGATCGGCGGCGTACGTTCCGCGGCCGCCCTCACCGATGGCCCCTTCGACGATGTCCTCGCTGTTGACCCGGAACCGCACCTGAGCGGCGAACCGGCTTCCCGGCGGCAACACCTTGATCTCCAGACGATCAAACATCAGGCCACCCTAGGGTCTTTCGTTTGGATCAGGCCGGATCAGGGTGCGTGCCGGACACCGCGAGCCCGGCATGATCCAAACGAAAGACCCTAGGGGTGCGCTGATGTCTGCGTGCCGCCCAGTCGGCGTCCGATTCCACCCGTCGCACGCTGGGCCGACCTGCGGGCGTCCTTGTCAGTGAACCCGGTCGCTCCTCGGTGCGACGTCTTTGATCCTCATCGGAGTTCCGTCCGGGGCGAAGGGGTGCTGGAAGGCGAAGGCGCGCGGTGCGGAGCCGTGCTCGTCGAGGTGTTCCAGCCTGGAGACCCCGTCCTGCCAGGTGGGGATCACGCCGTCGGAGACCCACCAGAACGCGTAAGGCGGGTGCCCGGTCCTTTCGAACCAGTCGTAACGCCTGTTCAGTGCCTCACGGTGCAGACCGGTGTAGATGGCGTCGAAGGCGGGGCGCAGACCGGTCCAGAGGGAGAGGGTCGCGGCCAGGGCGGTGGTTTCCGCGGTACGGCCCTTGCCGTACCAGGTCGGTACGGCGAACTCTCCCCATGTACCCCAGTCCAAGTCGAAGTGCGAGCCCTGATCGCCTTCTGCCGCTTGCGCATGAGCAAGGTATCCGTGGTGCTGGCTGATCTTCTGGTAGATGGCATAGGCGCCGTCGTGGAACTCGCGTGTGAGGGGTGCGGGGTCGGCGAGAGGTGCCTTCAGGACGCCGAATGTGTACAGAACAAGATGGGGCATGCGTCTCTCCCTGGTCGGGTGTGCCTGCTGTGGGCCCGGTTCGGTCGCCTATGCATGGGGCGAGGACGGGTGGGGCGTGAGCAACTCCTCCCGGGCCTACCTGAAGTAATCTCTCTGCGACCGTGTGTGACCGCCGAAGCCCAGGAGAAGGTAGCTGCCTGTGCGGGCGATGTCGAAGTTGTGTTTTTCCCGTCCAAGTGGCCTCTTGCGCAGGCCTCGCTGGGGCCGGGGCGGTTGCGCTGTCTGCCGTCGTCGAAGTCCGCATAGCCCGGCGACCGTGGAGGGGTGGCGTCGAAGGCCGGTGTGCCGTGGTGACGTCGGTGGCGTCGACCGGGGTGGATGAAGCGAGCTCGTCGACGCCAGGTCGCTGTCCACTGTTTGGATCGTCGTGCGGTGCGGACTGTTCGGAGGGAGACGGTGCTGGTCAGCCGCTTTTCAATAGTCCGGTGAACGTACTATGGTCGCTCGCATGGTTGATCGCAGCACAACCGTGCGGGAACCGACCCTGCTCATACTCACCGCTCTGGCCGGCACGCCCCGACACGGCTACGCGCTGGCTCAGGAAGTGCTGACGATTTCTCAGGGCCGCGTGCGGCTGCGCACCGGGACGCTCTACGGGTCCCTCGAGCGCCTCCAGGGGGAAGGCGTGATTGAGGTCTTCTCGGAGGAGCGGATCGCGGGGAGGCTCCGGCGCACGTACACGCTCACGCGCACCGGCCGAGACGCCCTCGCCGCGGAGGTTCGGCGTATCGATGCCACCGCCCGCGAAGCCCCCCGACGCTTCAAGCAAGCCACCATCGAACCGACCGGAGCCCCCGCATGACCGACGCCCGGCACTCCTCCCGTGTCCTGTCGCTCTACCCTCGCCGATACCGGGCAAGGCATGGCCCCGAGATCCTGCAGATGCACCGGGATGCCGTGGAGGGCGCCTCAGCGACTGCCGTACGTCTGGAGCAACTGGACATCGCGGCACATGCGTTGCGCGTGAGAACCCATACCGGCTCCAGCCACCGGGCCGGCCGCTTCCTGGTGGTCACGGCCCCGTACGCCCTGGCGGCTGCCGGGTCGATCGCTGCCGCCGGGCTGACCACCGCCGTGGCGGACGCAATGCGTGGCGGGAGCCCGGCCGGTTTGGACGCCCTTGGCGCAGCGGTCTGCATGACCGTGCTGGCAGCCGGCGCGGTTGCCTGCCTGGGGCGTTGGACGATGTCCCGGGCACTGGCGGCGCTTTCCCTCACGGCGCTGATTGCAGGAGCCCAGGGATCCGCCTGGCTCATCCCGCTGTTGGCCCTCGTGGCGGTGATGCCTGCGGGGACCGTGCCAGGCAGAGATGACCGCCGTCCGGCTGTGGCCTACGCCGTCATTACCTGGTTGCCTTCCCTCTGTGCGGCGCTTTCGGACGACCGGCACTTCTTTCTCGGGGCGATCCAGCAACTCGGTCCCGTCATGCTGCTGATCGCCATCCGCACAGCGGCCCCGGACGCCCGCCCCCGACACATCCTCGCGATCCTGGTGGCCGGGGCCCCATGGGCCACGTCAGCTGCGGGCTCACCGATCGGTGGTGCCATCGTCATCACAGCCCTCACCATCGCCTGGGGAGCCGGCCGCCTGTCCCGAGGGCGGGTTCCTGTCGCTACCTAGAGCGGCCGTCTCGTTCGGTCACGGAGCCGACCACGGGGGAGAGGCCTGCGATATGCACTCCGGCCGGGTGGCCTGCGATATGCACTCCGGCCGGGTTGATCGTGCGAAGCCGGCGCGGGCCCTGCACCAATCCGGCCCGCTCGGCTCGGGCCCGCCACCGGTCCTCAGGCCTCGCACACGGAGGCGGCCGAAGCCCCCGCACTCTGCACGGTCTGCGTTGGTCATGAACCCATGCAACCCGATGGGTACGACAAACCGCGAACGGCCGTACGGCCCCTGTGGATAACTTATCCACAGGGGGTCGCGGATTCTTGCCCGGCACGAGACCGTCATCGCATGAACAAGCACCACGAATCCACCGGCCCGTCCGACGAGCAGCAGATCACCCTGCGAGGCCCGGCCGAGCTGGCCGACGCACTCCCGTATCTCATGGGATTCCATCCGAACGACAGCGTGGTCATGGTCGCTCTGCACGGCGGCCGGGGGCGCTTCGGCGGGCGGCTCAGGCTCGGCATTCCGCAGTCCGCGCAGGAGTGGCCATCGGTTGCCGAGCAACTCGCGGAGTGTCTGATCAAGGGGAGCGAGCGGCGTGGCGACCGGCCCGACGCGATCGTCATCTTCCTCTGCCAGGATCCTGCCGGCGCAGAGACCGGCAACCAGATCATGGAGCGGCTGCGGCCCTTCGCCCAGCGACTGCGCACGGCCTGTGGCGCACTGGATGTGCCGGTGCTCGAGGCGCTCTGCATCTCCGGCGACCGCTACTGGTCCTATTGCTGCCCCGACGCCCGGTGCTGTCCGGTCGACGGCACTCCGCTGGCCGTGCCAGGCACCTCGGTCATGGCGGCGGCAGCTGCGTACGCGGGCATTCAAGTGCGTGGTTCGCTGCGTGAGATGGAGGCGAGGCTGGCGCCCCTGGCGGCCGCGGCGGGCAGGGAACAGCAGCAGGCGCTCGACCGGGTGGGGGCCGTGCTGCTGCCGAAGCTGCTCGACGAGGAAGGCCGCAAGGAGCTCGGCGGATCCACCTTGAAGCTCGCCCGGGAGCTCATGAAGCGCCTCGGGGCGACGCCTGCGGCGATGCCCTCGCTGTCCGACCTCAACGACGACCGGCTGATCAGCCATGAGGAGGCCGCCGCGGTGATTCTCGGCCTCCAGGACCGGGAGGTCCGTGACAGGGCCGCGGAATGGATGGAAGGCCCCGAGGCGGAGTCGGCGCTGAGGCTGTGGCGAGCGCTGGCCCGCCGTTGTGTCGCGCCGTACGTGGAGCACGCGGCGGCTCCGCTGACCCTGGCGGGCTGGGTCGCGTGGTCCACCGGTGACGAGCCGGCCGCGCGGGTCGCGCTCGGCCTCGCTCTGCGGCTGGACCCCGGGTACACCTTCGCCCAGCTGCTGCACGAGGCCTGCAACCAGGGCCTCGACCCGGAGACGCTGCGGCGCTGCCTGCGCGGCGAACGCGCCACGCGGACGGTACGGCGGGGCCACCACCGCACGGGACGGGTCGCGGGGGCCCGTCCCGTACGCGCTCAGGCGGCCGGGCAGCGCGGGACGCGGCAGGGGCCCGCCCGGCCCGGAGCGACCGGCCGGCGCCGCGCCGGACAGGGCCGCCAGCCCCGGACGCTCGGCCGTCGGGGGGCCAGGACCCGCCGATGACGGCAGGCGCGGTAAGGGCCCCGGCCCCTGGGCCCCGAGGCGCGGGGGAGCGCGGGGCGGCGTGCGGCCGGGGCGCTGCGAGCCGGTGTCGGGACGGATGAAGAGCGCGACGAAGGGAGTGTTTATCGTCAGGCAGACGACTATGATCACGACATGCCGCCCTACGACCCGTCGACCTTCCCGCCCTTCGCCGTCACAGTCGACCTGGTCGTGCTCACAGTGCGCCGTCACGCGCTCTGCGCGCTGGTGGTGCGACGAGGTGAGTCGCCGTTCCAGGGCAGGTGGGCGCTGCCCGGCGGCTTCGTCAGAGCCGATGAGGACCTGGGCGCCGCCGCGGCGCGTGAGCTCGTCGAGGAGACCGGGCTCTGCGCACACGACGCTGCGGTTCCGGCCGTCGGGAACGGTGCCCATCTCGAACAGCTCGCCACCTACGGGGACCCCGGGCGCGACCCGCGGATGAGGGTCGTCAGCGTCGCCCATCTCGCGCTGGCACCTGACCTGCCGGCCCCCCGGGCGGGCGGGGACGCGAACAGTGCGCGCTGGGCACCCGTCGG contains:
- a CDS encoding MFS transporter; amino-acid sequence: MSTNQPPQASDVPVDGAGAPDARQLRAILIAVSIALMAVIASVSGLNVAQTHMAVEWGASQSTVLWIINIYTLALAALLLPLGAIGDRLGRKPMLITGLIIFGAAGVVAGLAPSAAVMIGARVAAGISAAMIMPITLAVITSTFPEKERGKAIGVWTGVAGGGGILGMFLSALLVDVADWRRLFVLPVVLSVIALVMTLKSVPNSRERSPHSFDTIGALVSTIAVIGLILVLQTGPERGWTSPVTLISLAVGVIAAVTFVAWELRRRDAALLDVRLFRERGLAGGSVTLLVVFGVQAGIAVVLFPFFQAVLGWSGLLSTVAMMPMAVMMMMASGLAPKMGGRIGARSTMTVGVALATLGLVLMAVFVSVDGGYPSILAGMLAMGIGMGLSMTPSTEAITSSLPRAGQGVASALNDVTREFGTALGVAMLGALLATGYRSAIDSRLDGIPAGAADTAREGIATAVEVAPGTGSHAHDLVDAAQQSFVDGWQQAMWTGAAVMAVLVVYVALRGPRNAASSRPGDEAAPETGVAEDVAAG
- a CDS encoding FAD-binding protein codes for the protein MSARTSHYESDALPTETVDAVVIGGGAAGLNGALMPARSRRSVVVIDSGTPRNAPVAAMHGYIVLEGTVPSDILECGRRQVREHGGRVVLGTWPRPEPAPSQRTVICGSPSPWPTAVRRRLAASG
- a CDS encoding XRE family transcriptional regulator, whose amino-acid sequence is MTQDDGQLDSLVRKRIRALRIAHGWSLEELATRANLSQSSLSRIENGPRRLALDQLVTLARALDTTLDQLVENAADDVVVSPTIDGAHGLMRWPVKGDPGMSVMRQRMTDPPPDNPARMRAHPGREWLVVLSGTAILMLGHRRFRVETNQAAEFPTMMPHAIGAEGGPCEIMGIFDRDARRGHQKDAGADGSEADCGGARGPRE
- a CDS encoding DUF3291 domain-containing protein, with protein sequence MPHLVLYTFGVLKAPLADPAPLTREFHDGAYAIYQKISQHHGYLAHAQAAEGDQGSHFDLDWGTWGEFAVPTWYGKGRTAETTALAATLSLWTGLRPAFDAIYTGLHREALNRRYDWFERTGHPPYAFWWVSDGVIPTWQDGVSRLEHLDEHGSAPRAFAFQHPFAPDGTPMRIKDVAPRSDRVH
- a CDS encoding PadR family transcriptional regulator, encoding MVDRSTTVREPTLLILTALAGTPRHGYALAQEVLTISQGRVRLRTGTLYGSLERLQGEGVIEVFSEERIAGRLRRTYTLTRTGRDALAAEVRRIDATAREAPRRFKQATIEPTGAPA
- a CDS encoding DUF4192 domain-containing protein, whose protein sequence is MNKHHESTGPSDEQQITLRGPAELADALPYLMGFHPNDSVVMVALHGGRGRFGGRLRLGIPQSAQEWPSVAEQLAECLIKGSERRGDRPDAIVIFLCQDPAGAETGNQIMERLRPFAQRLRTACGALDVPVLEALCISGDRYWSYCCPDARCCPVDGTPLAVPGTSVMAAAAAYAGIQVRGSLREMEARLAPLAAAAGREQQQALDRVGAVLLPKLLDEEGRKELGGSTLKLARELMKRLGATPAAMPSLSDLNDDRLISHEEAAAVILGLQDREVRDRAAEWMEGPEAESALRLWRALARRCVAPYVEHAAAPLTLAGWVAWSTGDEPAARVALGLALRLDPGYTFAQLLHEACNQGLDPETLRRCLRGERATRTVRRGHHRTGRVAGARPVRAQAAGQRGTRQGPARPGATGRRRAGQGRQPRTLGRRGARTRR
- a CDS encoding NUDIX domain-containing protein, with protein sequence MPPYDPSTFPPFAVTVDLVVLTVRRHALCALVVRRGESPFQGRWALPGGFVRADEDLGAAAARELVEETGLCAHDAAVPAVGNGAHLEQLATYGDPGRDPRMRVVSVAHLALAPDLPAPRAGGDANSARWAPVGDLLGPEGGFGRDGEHPAPLAFDHARILADGVERARSKIEYSSLATAFCPPEFTVGELRRVYEAVWGVVLDPRNFHRKVTGTPGFLVPSGGTTTRQGGRPAQLFRSGAATVLNPPMLRPEV